Below is a genomic region from Planctomycetota bacterium.
GCGGGGCTTTACGTGGTCATCGGTCTTCTGGCGGCGGGTCTGGTCCATGTCTTCGTGTCGCGCGCGTTTCTGACGCGGCACCTCGGGGGCAGGGGCTTCTGGCCGGTGGTCAAGGCGGCCCTGGTCGGCGCGCCCTTGCCCCTGTGCAGTTGTTCGGTGCTGCCGACGGCCTTCGCCCTGCGCGAGCGAGGCGCCGGACGGGGCGCCACCGTCTCGTTTCTCATCTCGACGCCCGAAACCAGTTTCGACTCCATCGCCGTCACCTGGGCCCTGATGGGGCCGCTGATGGCGATCGTGCGTCCGGTGGCGGCGGTGCTGACGGCCTTGGGCGCGGGTTTCGCCGAGGCGATCCGCGGCCGCCACGAGCCTGAGCCTGCTCCGCCTGCGCCCGCCTGCCCGCACTGTGCGTCCGACGATGGCGAGCACGTCGAGACGCCGGGCCGCCTCCGCCGCTTCTGGCAGTTCGTCGTCTTCGAGATGTCCGACGAGATCGGGCCGACCCTCGCCCTCGGCCTTCTGCTGGCGGGCCTGGTGGCGGCGTTTGTGCCGAACGATTTCTTCACGACCTATCTGGGGAACCGATGGGCCTCGATGGGCATCATGCTTCTGGTGGGCCTACCGCTCTACGTCTGTGCGACGGCCTCGACGCCGCTCGCCGCCGCCTTCATGCTCAAGGGCCTCAACCCCGGCGCCGCGCTCGTGTTTCTCCTCGTGGGCCCCGCCACGAACCTGGCGACGATCCTGACGGTCGGCAAGATGCGCTGCGCTCGACACCGCCGTGGACGTCTGGAACGTGAACATCCACATGGAACACGTGCACGGGTACCTTCCGCCGTGGGTCCAGACGGCGGGCGGCGTTGTGCTCGGCCTCTACCTCGCCCACGCCGTCGCCCGGTGGGTCTGGCGCAAGTGGCCGCGGCGGGCGAAGGACGCCTGCTGCCACTAACTCTACAGCGCCACTTTGCGCGGCGGGTCTCCCGACCCGCCGCGCCACGAGCCAAGAAAGCCATTTCTTGCGCGGTGGGTCAGGAGACCCACCGCGCAATACTTATCTGAAGCCGCTTCTGGGGCCATCACATGTAGGGATTGTCCGGCGCGCGCCCTGGTTCAGGTTGAGCGGGAATAACGCCGACGCGCCGGAAGGTCAACGTTTTCCACCACCGTTGCGCGAAACCGACGCGAAGCGGCTCCAGCCGCGCCGCCGAATGTGCCTGCTGGAACTGTCAGCCGACCCGGCCGGCCGGCCGAGC
It encodes:
- a CDS encoding permease; the encoded protein is AGLYVVIGLLAAGLVHVFVSRAFLTRHLGGRGFWPVVKAALVGAPLPLCSCSVLPTAFALRERGAGRGATVSFLISTPETSFDSIAVTWALMGPLMAIVRPVAAVLTALGAGFAEAIRGRHEPEPAPPAPACPHCASDDGEHVETPGRLRRFWQFVVFEMSDEIGPTLALGLLLAGLVAAFVPNDFFTTYLGNRWASMGIMLLVGLPLYVCATASTPLAAAFMLKGLNPGAALVFLLVGPATNLATILTVGKMRCARHRRGRLEREHPHGTRARVPSAVGPDGGRRCARPLPRPRRRPVGLAQVAAAGEGRLLPLTLQRHFARRVSRPAAPRAKKAISCAVGQETHRAILI